The following are encoded together in the Balaenoptera acutorostrata chromosome 9, mBalAcu1.1, whole genome shotgun sequence genome:
- the C9H11orf91 gene encoding uncharacterized protein C11orf91 homolog, with product MPKGRRGSQSPTMSQQPAPPLYFPSLYDRGISSSPLSDFNIWKKLFVPLKAGGAPAGGAAGGQPLPQALPAPAPLPPPPPGLGSPSERPCPPPWPSGLASIPYEPLRFFYSPPPGPEVAASPLAPGPTTPRLASASHPEELCELEIRIKELELLTITGDGFDSQRYKFLKALKDEKLRSLKTRQPGKKSASLSPEELPTRA from the exons ATGCCGAAGGGGCGGCGCGGCAGCCAGAGCCCCACGATGAGCCAGCAGCCGGCCCCGCCCCTTTACTTCCCTTCCCTCTACGACCGCGGCATCTCATCGTCCCCTCTCAGCGACTTCAACATCTGGAAGAAGCTCTTCGTGCCGCTGAAGGCGGGAGGGGCGCCGGCGGGCGGGGCGGCTGGGGGCCAGCCTCTGCCCCAGGCGCTCCCGGCCCCAGCGCCCCTGCCGCCACCGCCGCCCGGCCTGGGTTCCCCCAGTGAGCGCCCCTGTCCCCCGCCCTGGCCCTCAGGCCTGGCCTCCATCCCCTACGAGCCTCTGCGCTTCTTCTACTCGCCACCGCCGGGGCCCGAGGTGGCTGCCTCGCCCCTGGCCCCCGGCCCCACGACCCCCCGGCTAGCCTCTGCCTCCCACCCCGAGGAGTTGTGCGAGCTGGAGATCCGGATTAAGGAGCTGGAGCTGCTCACCATCACTGGGGACGGCTTCGACTCCCAGCGCT ATAAATTCTTGAAGGCGCTGAAAGATGAAAAGTTACGAAGCCTGAAGACGAGGCAGCCTGGAAAGAAGTCggcctctctctctcctgagGAGCTGCCCACCAGAGCCTAA